Proteins co-encoded in one Sulfurimonas sp. HSL1-2 genomic window:
- a CDS encoding phytanoyl-CoA dioxygenase family protein: MKLSEEQLAQFERDGYILLRGFVDKARCEAILAAAKEEIEARTPPIETEGEYTGSNNSTLRRLRQVYDRREIFREWMTDKEIRPMLAQVLHDTPVLTLAHHNSIMTKMPSKSTESRWHQDRRYWHFENDNLVSVWLALGEERMENGVLEFINGSHKLEYRPEQFDTDTSFMTGLPENDALIAKKVHYDLHEGDVILFHCRTLHHAYDNQTDEPKIAFVYTVKGASTKPIPGTRSAEYPEVVLEV; the protein is encoded by the coding sequence ATGAAACTGAGTGAGGAGCAGCTGGCGCAATTCGAGCGCGACGGGTACATCCTGCTGCGCGGCTTTGTGGACAAAGCGCGCTGCGAGGCGATCCTGGCGGCAGCCAAAGAGGAGATCGAGGCGCGGACGCCGCCGATTGAGACGGAAGGGGAGTATACGGGTTCGAACAACTCGACCCTGCGCCGCCTGCGCCAGGTCTATGACCGCCGCGAGATTTTCCGCGAGTGGATGACGGACAAGGAGATCCGCCCGATGCTGGCGCAGGTACTGCACGACACCCCGGTCCTGACCCTGGCGCACCACAACTCCATTATGACGAAGATGCCCTCCAAGAGTACGGAGAGCCGCTGGCACCAGGACCGCCGCTACTGGCACTTTGAGAACGACAACCTCGTAAGCGTCTGGCTGGCACTGGGCGAAGAGCGTATGGAGAACGGGGTGCTGGAATTTATCAACGGCAGCCACAAACTTGAATACCGGCCGGAACAGTTTGACACCGATACCAGTTTTATGACGGGGCTGCCGGAAAACGACGCCCTGATCGCGAAGAAGGTGCATTACGACCTGCACGAAGGCGACGTCATCCTGTTTCATTGCCGGACACTGCACCACGCTTATGACAACCAGACCGACGAACCGAAGATCGCTTTTGTCTATACGGTCAAGGGCGCTTCTACCAAGCCCATTCCCGGTACCCGCTCCGCCGAGTACCCCGAGGTCGTGCTCGAGGTCTGA
- a CDS encoding thioredoxin family protein — translation MKIEILGTGCSKCNELEAKVKQAVAKSGRFLQVEKVSDLQKIMAYGVMSTPGLVIDGEVKSTGRVPSVDEILAMIA, via the coding sequence ATGAAAATCGAAATTCTGGGCACGGGTTGCAGCAAGTGCAACGAACTCGAAGCGAAAGTGAAGCAGGCGGTCGCCAAGAGCGGCAGATTCCTTCAGGTAGAGAAGGTCAGCGACCTGCAGAAGATCATGGCCTACGGGGTCATGAGCACCCCGGGGCTGGTCATCGACGGCGAGGTAAAGTCGACGGGCCGGGTGCCGAGCGTCGATGAGATCCTGGCGATGATCGCCTAA
- a CDS encoding permease produces the protein MWHDLSRAFVYETLHLQGRFADALHFFLYDTVKIWFLLITIIFAVSFLRTWMNTEMVRAYLAGKKEFTGNILAALFGIITPFCTCSAIPLFLGFLQARIPVGVTFSFLISAPLNNEIAIAMLFGLFGWKITALYIGFGLAVAIIGGWLIGRTKAERYVLLDVPVMQGDLHVAATSLNLAQRAGDAWKATLEIFRKIYLWVMAGVGVGAWFHGFVPAEFIADYAGGDAWYAVPVAAVMGIPMYASAAGVMPLVEVLTEKGMLLGTALSFMMAVTALSLPEAIILKQILHTRLIATFFGIIGVGIIGVGYLFNIIL, from the coding sequence ATGTGGCATGACCTCAGCCGCGCCTTCGTCTACGAGACGCTCCACCTTCAGGGGCGGTTCGCCGACGCGCTTCACTTTTTCCTCTACGATACGGTCAAGATCTGGTTCCTGCTGATCACCATCATCTTCGCCGTGTCGTTCCTGCGCACCTGGATGAACACCGAGATGGTGCGGGCCTACCTCGCGGGGAAAAAAGAGTTCACCGGCAACATCCTGGCCGCTCTCTTCGGGATCATCACCCCTTTTTGTACCTGTTCGGCGATCCCCCTTTTCCTTGGCTTTCTGCAGGCGCGCATCCCCGTCGGCGTCACCTTCAGCTTTCTCATCTCCGCCCCGTTGAACAACGAGATCGCCATCGCCATGCTCTTCGGGCTCTTCGGCTGGAAGATCACCGCGCTCTACATCGGCTTCGGGCTGGCCGTGGCGATCATCGGCGGCTGGCTGATCGGCCGGACCAAAGCGGAACGGTACGTACTGCTGGACGTCCCGGTGATGCAGGGCGACCTCCATGTGGCGGCGACGTCGCTGAACCTGGCCCAGCGTGCCGGCGACGCCTGGAAAGCGACCCTGGAGATCTTCAGAAAGATCTACCTCTGGGTCATGGCCGGCGTCGGTGTCGGCGCATGGTTTCACGGCTTTGTCCCGGCGGAGTTCATCGCCGACTACGCCGGCGGCGACGCCTGGTACGCCGTGCCCGTCGCGGCGGTGATGGGCATCCCGATGTACGCCTCGGCCGCCGGCGTCATGCCGCTGGTCGAGGTCCTGACGGAGAAAGGGATGCTGCTGGGTACCGCGCTGTCGTTCATGATGGCGGTGACGGCGCTGAGCCTGCCCGAAGCGATCATCCTCAAGCAGATCCTGCACACCAGGCTCATCGCCACCTTCTTCGGCATCATCGGCGTCGGGATCATCGGCGTCGGCTATCTGTTCAACATCATCTTGTAA
- a CDS encoding arsenate reductase ArsC, producing the protein MSKKKVLILCTGNSCRSIMAEALINAKLGDCVEAFSSGVKASGKVNPNAQALLESKGYWKEEYHSKVIETVLNNAFDLVVTVCDNAKETCPMFPKAVKTIHVGFEDPSGKAEAEYAKTLDLIERELLPIVKAELC; encoded by the coding sequence ATGAGCAAAAAGAAAGTACTGATCCTCTGTACCGGCAACAGCTGCCGCTCCATTATGGCCGAAGCGCTGATCAACGCCAAGCTCGGCGACTGCGTCGAAGCGTTCAGCTCCGGCGTCAAGGCCAGCGGCAAGGTCAACCCCAACGCCCAGGCCCTGCTTGAATCCAAAGGGTATTGGAAAGAGGAGTACCACTCCAAGGTGATCGAAACAGTTCTGAACAACGCTTTCGACCTTGTCGTCACCGTTTGCGATAACGCCAAAGAGACCTGCCCGATGTTCCCCAAGGCGGTCAAGACGATCCACGTCGGCTTCGAAGACCCCTCGGGCAAAGCCGAAGCGGAATACGCCAAAACCCTCGACCTGATCGAACGGGAGCTGCTGCCCATCGTCAAAGCGGAGCTCTGCTAG
- a CDS encoding metalloregulator ArsR/SmtB family transcription factor has product MDVFLKSVAALNDETRVLILRFLDEHGPLCVCDLQSSLEMIQSRLSRHLKILKEAGFLKVERKGTWAYYAIRFPLDRFRSEALEEIRHLGIDLPKLQKLSETDQGCKL; this is encoded by the coding sequence ATGGACGTCTTCCTCAAAAGCGTGGCGGCCCTCAACGACGAGACGCGGGTGCTGATCCTGCGTTTCCTCGACGAGCACGGGCCGCTCTGCGTCTGCGACCTGCAAAGCTCACTGGAGATGATCCAGTCGCGCCTCTCGCGCCATCTCAAGATCCTCAAAGAGGCGGGTTTCCTGAAGGTCGAGCGCAAAGGGACCTGGGCCTACTATGCCATCCGTTTTCCCCTGGACCGCTTCCGCAGCGAAGCGCTCGAGGAGATCCGGCACCTCGGCATCGACCTGCCGAAACTGCAAAAACTCTCTGAAACTGACCAAGGATGTAAGCTATGA
- a CDS encoding ArsI/CadI family heavy metal resistance metalloenzyme — MKRLHIHISVDDLDKSRAFYTALFGAEPTKEKADYLQWLIDDPAVNFAISKGKSKRGLNHLGLQFDSDEAVAETEARLIAAGIAGEIQSGAQCCYAASNKYWVQDPQDVIWENYHTMDQIEVFGGDAFTGGVGCCQPTFSENGKWSTGGGC, encoded by the coding sequence ATGAAACGTCTCCACATCCATATCTCCGTCGACGATCTCGACAAAAGCCGGGCATTCTACACCGCCCTGTTCGGCGCGGAACCGACGAAGGAAAAAGCGGATTACCTGCAGTGGCTCATCGACGATCCCGCCGTCAATTTCGCCATCTCAAAAGGCAAAAGCAAACGCGGCCTCAACCACCTGGGGCTGCAGTTCGACAGTGACGAAGCCGTCGCCGAGACCGAGGCCCGTCTGATCGCCGCGGGTATTGCGGGCGAGATACAGAGCGGCGCGCAGTGCTGCTACGCCGCGTCGAACAAGTACTGGGTCCAGGACCCCCAGGATGTCATCTGGGAGAACTACCATACGATGGATCAGATCGAGGTGTTCGGCGGCGACGCCTTTACCGGCGGGGTGGGCTGCTGCCAGCCGACGTTCTCCGAAAACGGCAAGTGGTCGACAGGCGGGGGCTGCTGA
- a CDS encoding DUF4395 domain-containing protein, with the protein MDIRSFFAYGEKVPGYEVGMLNEREARAAAAILFVGAFLGLTNGVMLGTAVFSKYFVTFFAVDFTLRIIQPRYAPSLMLGRFFVRNQKPEYVGAAQKRFAWILGFLLAWPMFYYLVIDFQPNPLKVLVCLICMALLFFEAAFSICLGCKIYAWIKRKDPKYCPGGVCEMNYKEPIQTFSLAQKLILVATVLVMGYGTYAYFTKLPDRTIFVKKMKMLMMSQAELDALEAAKDQAEEDAFFSDDDDF; encoded by the coding sequence GTGGATATTAGAAGCTTCTTCGCTTACGGTGAAAAGGTGCCCGGCTACGAGGTGGGCATGCTCAATGAGAGAGAGGCGCGCGCGGCGGCGGCGATTCTGTTTGTCGGCGCTTTCCTGGGACTGACGAACGGGGTGATGCTGGGCACGGCGGTCTTTTCGAAATACTTTGTGACCTTCTTCGCCGTCGATTTTACGCTGCGTATCATCCAGCCCCGCTATGCGCCCAGCCTGATGCTGGGGCGTTTTTTCGTCCGGAACCAGAAACCCGAGTACGTCGGGGCCGCCCAGAAGCGTTTCGCCTGGATCCTGGGCTTTCTGCTGGCCTGGCCGATGTTCTACTACCTGGTCATCGATTTCCAGCCCAACCCGCTCAAGGTACTGGTGTGTCTCATCTGTATGGCGCTGCTCTTTTTTGAAGCGGCCTTCTCCATCTGCCTGGGGTGCAAGATCTACGCCTGGATCAAGCGCAAAGATCCGAAATACTGTCCGGGCGGCGTCTGCGAGATGAATTATAAAGAGCCCATCCAGACCTTCTCGCTGGCGCAGAAGCTCATCCTCGTCGCCACCGTGCTGGTCATGGGGTACGGCACCTACGCCTATTTCACCAAGCTGCCCGACCGGACCATCTTTGTCAAAAAGATGAAAATGCTGATGATGAGCCAGGCGGAGCTCGATGCGTTGGAGGCGGCCAAAGATCAGGCGGAAGAGGACGCCTTCTTCAGCGACGACGACGATTTCTGA
- a CDS encoding cytochrome c biogenesis protein CcdA: MMLEQSLAELVGHYGFIALVASFGIGVLTSLAPCSIITLPLLIGSVLGLSAEMTPRQKQRFALYYSLLFVTGLVISFSLLMLTVAKAGALLSVAPFWAYALAAMATFLVTAYAMGWLGQIDKALIAGRLLKFKLAGALIIGMIFGLVSTPCASAPLAAIIAVAEQSGWVYSYALVLLFALGHGLLLLAAGISLGFAQRMASSPLLARIANGVNALFILLLAAIAVYLAYQAYLVY; this comes from the coding sequence ATGATGCTTGAACAGAGTCTGGCCGAACTGGTCGGCCACTACGGTTTTATCGCCCTTGTTGCCTCCTTCGGCATCGGGGTATTGACCTCACTGGCGCCCTGTTCCATCATCACGCTGCCGCTGCTCATCGGCAGCGTGCTCGGTCTGTCCGCGGAGATGACCCCAAGACAGAAACAGCGCTTTGCGCTCTACTACTCCCTGCTTTTTGTCACCGGACTCGTTATCAGTTTTTCCCTGCTCATGCTGACGGTGGCCAAGGCCGGGGCGCTGCTCAGCGTCGCGCCCTTCTGGGCCTACGCACTTGCCGCGATGGCAACCTTCCTGGTTACCGCCTATGCCATGGGGTGGCTGGGGCAGATCGACAAGGCGCTTATTGCCGGCCGGCTGCTGAAGTTCAAGCTGGCGGGCGCGCTGATTATCGGCATGATCTTCGGCCTGGTCAGCACGCCGTGCGCTTCGGCGCCGCTGGCGGCCATCATCGCCGTGGCGGAACAGAGCGGCTGGGTCTACTCGTACGCCCTGGTGCTGCTCTTTGCGCTGGGGCACGGTCTATTGCTGCTCGCCGCGGGGATCTCCCTCGGGTTCGCCCAGCGGATGGCTTCGAGCCCGCTGTTGGCGAGGATTGCAAACGGGGTTAACGCCCTTTTCATCCTGCTGCTCGCCGCCATCGCGGTCTACCTGGCCTACCAGGCCTATCTTGTCTATTAG
- a CDS encoding thioredoxin family protein → MFRMFVIGFALLLGGCGQEKTAHETMLNVTPYKLVAPKIGRGKPVLLELGSTSCRSCEDMARTLYRIKKEHPRSGIYFIDIRRERQVAVQYDVRMMPTQVILDGSGQVVYRHIGPSETKVLTETLTRFGVLQ, encoded by the coding sequence ATGTTTCGAATGTTTGTGATTGGTTTCGCGCTGCTGCTGGGCGGCTGCGGCCAGGAAAAAACTGCCCATGAGACGATGCTGAATGTAACACCCTACAAGCTTGTCGCTCCGAAGATCGGCCGCGGTAAACCGGTGCTGCTTGAACTGGGCTCGACGTCGTGCCGAAGCTGTGAAGATATGGCGCGCACGCTGTACAGAATCAAAAAAGAGCATCCGCGCAGCGGCATCTACTTTATCGACATCCGGCGGGAACGGCAGGTGGCGGTGCAGTACGATGTCCGCATGATGCCGACCCAGGTGATTCTCGACGGCAGCGGACAGGTCGTCTATCGGCACATCGGTCCTTCGGAGACAAAGGTGCTCACGGAGACGCTCACGCGCTTCGGCGTCCTTCAGTAG
- a CDS encoding NUDIX hydrolase, producing MPFKITRFETIPLEAPAFVRPVRILYTQNGRELSWEAVKSHDSVAVLLYHTEREAFLLVKQFRPPVHMNHPEHLFTYELCAGIVDKKVPLLQIAKEEIDEECGYDVPLEKIEKITSFFTNVGISGGQQHLYFAEIDETMRVHDGGGIHTEEIVLEWVPLTEANAFVFDENRAKTPGLMFAFYWFLAKE from the coding sequence ATGCCATTCAAGATTACCCGCTTTGAGACGATCCCCCTGGAAGCGCCGGCGTTTGTGCGCCCCGTCCGCATCCTCTATACGCAAAACGGCCGCGAGCTGAGCTGGGAGGCCGTCAAGAGCCACGACAGCGTCGCCGTCCTGCTCTACCATACCGAACGTGAGGCCTTCCTCCTCGTCAAACAGTTCCGCCCCCCGGTGCACATGAATCACCCTGAACACTTGTTCACATACGAGCTTTGCGCCGGGATCGTCGACAAAAAGGTCCCCCTGCTCCAGATCGCCAAGGAGGAGATCGACGAGGAGTGCGGCTACGACGTCCCTCTGGAAAAGATCGAGAAGATCACCTCCTTCTTTACCAACGTCGGTATCTCCGGCGGGCAGCAGCACCTCTACTTTGCCGAAATCGACGAGACGATGCGTGTCCACGACGGCGGCGGCATCCACACCGAGGAGATCGTCCTGGAGTGGGTCCCGCTCACGGAGGCTAACGCCTTTGTTTTCGATGAAAACAGGGCGAAAACCCCGGGGCTGATGTTCGCGTTTTACTGGTTTCTCGCGAAGGAGTGA
- a CDS encoding GTP cyclohydrolase I — protein sequence MVPTQEELDAFVRERFFCHFGHEDETALAIAVEEYRAVKAFRVNENIHETGQRLSEEGHYVMRLYAMFYMGQVLDALKIDREDPNVMEDAACGNIGTAGRIAKMYTGAVPEDERELMSGRWNPEPRMATFPNNAQTHEPVFVTTQLDAVCSHHFIRFGQDQADTGSVVVVGYIPREKLGGISKINRFVNWCARRGWLQEDLTRYIGKKIMQVFETDSVYVGLFNLKHGCTAFRGACDINASTSTTYVTGAFEKDRSLIPLKFQ from the coding sequence ATGGTCCCGACACAAGAGGAGCTTGACGCATTCGTCCGCGAACGGTTTTTCTGCCACTTCGGCCACGAGGATGAAACAGCACTCGCGATCGCCGTAGAGGAGTACCGCGCCGTCAAGGCGTTCCGCGTAAACGAGAATATCCATGAGACCGGCCAGCGCCTTTCTGAGGAGGGGCACTATGTCATGCGCCTCTATGCGATGTTCTATATGGGGCAGGTACTCGACGCGCTCAAAATCGACCGCGAAGACCCCAACGTGATGGAAGACGCCGCCTGCGGCAACATCGGTACGGCGGGGCGCATCGCGAAGATGTATACCGGGGCCGTGCCCGAGGACGAGCGCGAACTGATGAGCGGCCGCTGGAACCCCGAACCGCGTATGGCGACCTTCCCCAACAACGCGCAGACACATGAGCCCGTCTTTGTGACAACGCAGCTCGACGCCGTCTGCAGTCACCACTTCATCCGTTTCGGGCAGGACCAGGCGGACACGGGCTCCGTGGTCGTCGTCGGCTACATCCCGCGCGAGAAGCTCGGCGGTATCAGCAAGATCAACCGCTTCGTCAACTGGTGCGCACGCCGCGGCTGGCTGCAGGAGGATTTGACCCGCTACATCGGCAAGAAGATCATGCAGGTCTTCGAGACGGACTCCGTCTATGTCGGCCTTTTCAACCTCAAACACGGCTGTACGGCCTTCCGGGGGGCGTGTGACATCAACGCCTCTACGTCCACGACCTACGTGACGGGCGCGTTCGAAAAAGACCGCAGCCTGATCCCGTTGAAGTTCCAGTGA
- a CDS encoding 6-carboxytetrahydropterin synthase yields MTWIIDKQFDFCYGHRVWSQSLETEYSLDDCLMCRHLHGHQGRIKIFLAAETLQNGMVTDFKHLNWFKQWLDATLDHKFIIDRNDPLFPDMMSHYCAEGKMDETRFFLHDEGYWTPRLEVVDGEIGAIREKYEGMVIVDFVPTSEQLTAWMLTIVQKKMAPLGIRVNSVEFWETPKSHCEIKA; encoded by the coding sequence ATGACGTGGATCATCGACAAACAGTTCGACTTCTGTTACGGCCACCGGGTCTGGTCGCAGAGCCTGGAGACGGAGTACAGCCTCGACGACTGCCTGATGTGCCGCCACCTGCACGGGCACCAGGGACGGATCAAGATTTTTCTCGCGGCGGAGACGCTGCAAAACGGGATGGTGACCGATTTCAAACACCTCAACTGGTTCAAACAGTGGCTCGACGCGACCCTGGACCACAAGTTCATCATTGACCGCAACGACCCGCTCTTCCCCGACATGATGTCGCACTACTGCGCGGAGGGCAAAATGGACGAGACCCGTTTTTTCCTGCACGACGAGGGGTACTGGACGCCGCGGCTGGAAGTCGTCGACGGCGAGATCGGCGCGATACGCGAAAAATACGAGGGGATGGTCATCGTCGATTTCGTCCCCACCAGCGAGCAGCTGACGGCGTGGATGCTGACAATCGTCCAGAAAAAAATGGCGCCGCTGGGCATCAGGGTGAACTCGGTGGAATTCTGGGAGACGCCGAAATCGCACTGTGAAATAAAAGCGTAG
- a CDS encoding efflux RND transporter permease subunit yields MLKIIEYFIRNKRLNYVLLLFVLVMGVNAYISIPKELFPLVTLDQVTISGGYAGSSADNLDKMAVRDIEDALGSIDGIDKIETVIKPGSFAIVLTLQEGADQNDALNKAKDAIAKSRQYLPPDMVEPVATLAVHNRPLVSLSLSSDTLTHGQLVEAAKEIKTRFARYPNISEVVMYGDSDEEVSVRLDSQAIEALGLSRSAVTSAIANLSYIYPIGDIEQKGDFVFLSTVHGKPDAASWEATMLGVGGKYVRLGDIARVVIEHPQDTTISTFNGRPNITLNISKGDSGNAIALSRDLVRFAESLQGDYPGIFFDFYHDTSKPVQSRLETVLSNLMFGLILVFLSMALLINVRIASIVAMGIPFSFAIGIVFIYVLGYSINIVSLLGALIVIGIVVDDAIVVAENIQRHLNEGMERHAAVMAGLKEMLLPVTLATVTTVVAFLPLFMLSGEISKFIILIPIMVIMILMGSLIESFLFLPLHAEEVLRKQKNMVDWTRIQNGYETLLHGLIRYKKSVLALFLITVPLLTFFTVKSMQFQFFPEHDGSFLYVTGKLDINTPIEETAEVARAIERRIIQAGEQFALKSVSTVTGSRVSMAGDAESGEHVFLVTMELFDMVPDNVFDRYLAPLLNFSFNYDDPEKRRTKHTFELVDDLEALVAPLRQQYAFEELGVREQRAGVVRIDVQVNFSGADETKTIAAMEQVQSALEKVKGVVSVSNNLEPGMREIRLRVNDYGERLGLSEAEVARTLAAYFLDNRRAMTFNDNGVMEIKTRALEKDRLSTLERFQYPLPDGTYVNLGDIVAFESRRDFNQIEKRDGTVVKTVFAKVNKRMTTPSQVLKQIAPVLGAVRQTGVKAELFGEQERNEQLAADMKRAVGAALFLMLITLLFIFPKIKYALIVMSVIPLSILGALVGHKLMGMNLTMPGVIGLLGLAGVVINDGIIMLDFLHGTHDARAFYERAKMRLRPILITSITTFLGLFTLIFYATGQAVILQPIAVSIGFGLLWGTVLNLLYVPALYAVVNGIGPTPKTAHDVERRATI; encoded by the coding sequence ATGCTGAAAATTATCGAGTATTTTATCCGTAACAAGCGGCTCAACTACGTGCTGCTGCTCTTCGTGCTGGTGATGGGGGTAAACGCCTACATCTCCATCCCCAAGGAGCTTTTCCCTCTGGTGACGCTGGACCAGGTCACGATCAGCGGGGGATACGCCGGGAGCAGTGCGGATAACCTCGACAAGATGGCCGTGCGCGATATCGAGGATGCGCTGGGCAGCATCGACGGCATCGACAAGATCGAAACCGTCATCAAACCCGGCAGTTTCGCGATCGTCCTGACGCTGCAGGAGGGGGCGGACCAGAACGATGCGCTCAACAAGGCCAAGGATGCCATCGCCAAGAGCCGGCAGTACCTCCCCCCGGATATGGTCGAACCGGTGGCGACGCTGGCGGTGCACAACCGCCCCCTCGTTTCCCTCTCGCTCTCCAGCGATACGCTGACGCATGGGCAGCTCGTCGAGGCGGCCAAGGAGATCAAGACCCGCTTCGCCCGCTACCCCAACATCAGCGAAGTGGTGATGTACGGGGATTCGGACGAGGAGGTCTCCGTCCGCCTCGACTCGCAGGCCATCGAGGCCCTCGGGCTCAGCCGCAGCGCCGTGACGTCGGCGATCGCCAACCTCTCCTACATTTACCCTATCGGCGATATCGAGCAGAAGGGGGATTTCGTCTTCCTCTCCACCGTCCACGGCAAGCCCGACGCCGCGTCGTGGGAAGCGACGATGCTCGGCGTCGGGGGCAAGTACGTCCGCCTGGGCGACATCGCCCGTGTCGTGATCGAACATCCGCAGGATACGACGATCTCGACCTTTAACGGGCGCCCGAACATTACACTCAACATTTCCAAAGGGGACAGCGGCAATGCCATCGCCCTCTCCCGGGATCTCGTGCGCTTTGCCGAATCGCTTCAGGGCGACTACCCCGGCATTTTTTTCGATTTCTACCACGATACCTCCAAGCCGGTGCAGAGCCGCCTGGAGACGGTGCTCTCGAACCTGATGTTCGGGCTGATCCTTGTTTTCCTCTCCATGGCGCTGCTGATCAACGTCCGCATCGCCTCCATCGTGGCCATGGGGATTCCCTTCTCTTTTGCCATCGGCATCGTCTTCATCTATGTATTGGGGTACTCCATCAATATCGTCTCCCTGCTGGGCGCGCTCATCGTCATCGGGATCGTCGTCGACGACGCCATCGTCGTCGCGGAGAACATCCAGCGCCACCTCAACGAGGGGATGGAGCGCCACGCCGCGGTGATGGCGGGGCTCAAAGAGATGCTCCTGCCGGTGACTCTGGCGACGGTGACGACGGTGGTCGCCTTTTTGCCGCTCTTCATGCTCAGCGGGGAGATCTCCAAATTCATCATCCTTATTCCCATCATGGTCATTATGATCCTGATGGGCTCGCTGATCGAGAGTTTCCTCTTCTTGCCGCTGCATGCGGAAGAGGTGCTCCGGAAGCAGAAGAACATGGTCGACTGGACGCGCATCCAGAACGGCTATGAAACCCTCCTGCACGGGCTGATCCGCTATAAAAAGAGCGTGCTCGCCCTCTTCCTGATCACGGTGCCGCTGCTGACTTTCTTTACGGTCAAGAGCATGCAGTTCCAGTTTTTCCCGGAACATGACGGTTCGTTCCTCTACGTGACCGGAAAGCTTGACATCAATACCCCGATCGAGGAGACGGCCGAAGTCGCCCGGGCGATCGAGCGGCGTATCATCCAGGCCGGGGAGCAGTTCGCGCTCAAATCGGTCTCGACGGTAACGGGATCGCGGGTCTCCATGGCCGGGGACGCGGAGTCGGGAGAGCATGTTTTCCTCGTGACGATGGAGCTCTTTGACATGGTGCCGGACAACGTCTTCGACCGCTACCTGGCACCGCTGCTGAACTTTTCGTTCAACTACGACGACCCGGAAAAACGGCGGACAAAGCACACCTTCGAACTCGTCGACGATCTCGAGGCGCTGGTTGCGCCGCTGCGGCAGCAGTACGCGTTCGAGGAGCTGGGCGTGCGCGAACAGCGGGCCGGAGTTGTGCGCATCGACGTCCAGGTCAACTTTTCCGGGGCGGACGAAACGAAAACGATCGCGGCGATGGAGCAGGTGCAGTCGGCACTGGAAAAGGTCAAGGGGGTTGTCTCCGTCAGCAACAACCTCGAACCGGGGATGCGGGAGATCCGGCTGCGCGTCAACGATTACGGGGAGCGGCTGGGACTGAGCGAAGCGGAGGTGGCCCGCACCCTTGCCGCCTATTTCCTCGATAACCGCAGGGCGATGACCTTCAATGACAACGGGGTCATGGAGATCAAGACACGGGCCCTGGAAAAAGACCGCCTGAGCACGCTGGAGCGGTTCCAGTACCCTCTCCCCGACGGCACCTATGTCAACCTCGGCGATATTGTTGCTTTTGAGAGCCGCCGCGATTTCAACCAGATTGAAAAGCGCGACGGTACGGTGGTGAAAACCGTGTTCGCGAAGGTGAATAAGCGTATGACGACCCCGTCGCAGGTCCTGAAGCAGATCGCCCCGGTGCTCGGCGCGGTGCGCCAAACGGGGGTGAAAGCGGAGCTCTTCGGGGAGCAGGAGCGCAACGAGCAGCTGGCCGCGGATATGAAGCGTGCCGTGGGTGCGGCCCTCTTTTTGATGCTGATCACGCTGCTGTTCATCTTCCCGAAGATCAAGTACGCGCTGATCGTCATGTCCGTCATCCCCCTCTCCATCCTCGGGGCGCTGGTGGGTCACAAGCTGATGGGGATGAACCTTACCATGCCGGGGGTCATCGGGCTGCTGGGGCTCGCCGGCGTCGTCATCAACGACGGGATCATCATGCTGGATTTCCTGCACGGGACCCATGATGCCCGTGCTTTCTACGAACGCGCTAAGATGCGTCTGCGGCCGATTCTCATTACCTCCATTACGACCTTCCTCGGCCTCTTTACGCTGATCTTCTATGCGACGGGGCAGGCCGTGATCCTGCAGCCGATCGCCGTCTCCATCGGCTTCGGTCTGCTCTGGGGGACGGTGCTCAACCTGCTCTACGTCCCGGCGCTCTATGCGGTCGTCAACGGGATCGGCCCCACGCCGAAAACAGCGCATGATGTAGAGAGACGTGCTACTATTTGA